From a region of the Ardenticatena maritima genome:
- a CDS encoding GTP-binding protein: MAKEKFVRTKPHVNVGTIGHVDHGKTTLTAAITRVLSTKGWA; the protein is encoded by the coding sequence ATGGCGAAGGAAAAATTTGTACGTACAAAACCGCACGTCAACGTGGGGACCATTGGTCACGTTGACCACGGGAAGACCACGCTGACGGCGGCGATTACGCGCGTATTGAGCACGAAGGGCTGGGCGG